A region from the Ptychodera flava strain L36383 chromosome 12, AS_Pfla_20210202, whole genome shotgun sequence genome encodes:
- the LOC139144729 gene encoding mediator of RNA polymerase II transcription subunit 31-like → MASPGPNAGETETEEQQKMRFQVELEFVQCLANPHYLNFLAQRGYFKDQKFINYLKYLLYWKESRYAKFLKFPQCLHFLELLQYEHFRKELVNAQCAKFIDDQQLLQWQHYTRKRMKLQQMHIEQQQQQHQQQQQLQQQQQQQPHQLQQQQAPPQPMPQVPMHQQNLQPLPPQSHLPPK, encoded by the exons ATGGCGTCCCCAGGTCCGAACGCTGGCGAGACAG AAACAGAAGAGCAGCAGAAGATGCGATTTCAGGTTGAGTTAGAGTTTGTGCAGTGTCTAGCTAATCCTCACTATCTTAATT TTCTGGCACAGAGAGGCTATTTCAAagatcaaaaattcatcaactACCTTAAATACCTGCTGTACTGGAAGGAAAGTCGATATGCTAAATTTCTCAA ATTTCCCCAGTGTTTGCACTTCCTTGAACTACTTCAGTATGAACATTTCCGCAAGGAGCTGGTCAATGCTCAGTGTGCAAAATTCATAGACGACCAACAGCTTCTACAGTGGCAACACTACACCAGGAAACGAATGAAACTGCAACAGATGCACATtgaacaacaacagcagcagcatcaacaacaacaacaattgcagcaacagcagcagcaacaaccaCATCAACTTCAGCAGCAACAAGCACCGCCACAGCCAATGCCACAAGTTCCAATGCATCAACAGAATCTACAACCACTTCCGCCACAAAGCCATCTCCCGCCAAAATAA